In the genome of Primulina tabacum isolate GXHZ01 chromosome 13, ASM2559414v2, whole genome shotgun sequence, the window GTGGTAGAGGATACCAAGGTGGCGGGTATGGAGGTTATGGTGGGGGTGGATATGGCGGTGGAAACCAGTATCCCAGTGGAGGCGGTGGAAACTACAGTGGTGATGATTCTGTACAAGGTGGCGGGTATGGAGGTTCTGGTGGTGGTGGATTTGGCGGTGGAAACCAGTATCCCAGTGGAGGCGGTGGAAACTACAGTGGTGATGATTCTGTACAAGGTGGCGGGTATGGAGGttctggtggtggtggtggatttGGCGGTGGAAACCAGTATCCTAGTGGAGGTGGCAGCCACTACAGTGGTGGTGATGATGTACAGGGTGTTGGTAACCATGAAGGCATTGGCAGCAGATTCTCCAAGAACCCGACTGGATTTTCTTCCCTTTGGATGAAGAGACAAAGGGGTCGTTCAGTGAAAGCCAGGAACAACACGACACCAGTATTACCGAAGATTTTGGACAGGATGAGTTGGATGGAGACGACAAGGATGACAAGGATGAGCCAAATGATTATGCCAATACGAGGGGATGAGATCGTAGTCTTGAAGTTATAGGTAATAACATTGTAGGAGTTGTGGTCTTCTACGAGCGTGAACATAGATTATCAACTTCACCTTCACATCAATTTCCTGTACTTCTCCTTTGTGTTTTCGCGATTTATGAATATCGTATGGATCTAATTTATTATTGCATAAAGGCGATACTTGAGGTGAAAAAAAAACGAGGGAGCAATATTGTGACATCAATCTTGATAAAGTTTATAACCCATCATCCTGAGATATTCTTGAGAAGAACGTAAATACAAGGATATATTCGAGGACAACGTAATACGAAAATGATCAGAACAgaaacagatataaaagataATAAATCTTCTCGAGACAGAAAATTTGAACAGAATGCGTAGATCGTCCGTTGGTTTGCATAATGAATGATGAAGGGTTgctataaattattttttttacgcAACAGGAGTGGGAGATTTTCAATCTAATCTAACTATTATTCATACAAGTGGGAATTGAACCCAATACTACTTGGGTCTTGGGATCTCACCCAAAGAGATCCTTTGGCTATTtgatttttcataaaaaaaaataatgatagttcaaaaaaataaaaaaattttgaggCCAGCTTTATTTTCTCGGAGCTTGACTCTGTAATTCAATAAATGCATCATTTTTCTATCAGGTTAGGTTTCTTGTTAACAAACATCACGAGGACATTACTGGGGAAACATAGTTCTTTCGAATCCAAGATAATTAACTGGAACGGAAAccgaaaaaatcatttaaagagGGATAAAATCGGATTTAACTAGTAATGTCATGCAACTACGATTGTTCTTCCCCATGACCAATACATTTTACAACTAATCTACAATCCCACACAATGCATGGCCTTGAATAAGATCATATTTCTGAGGAAGAAACCAAAGATTCACACAGGCTAAGTAAAGGCCATTGGAGGAATCAAAATCTCTAAAATCAAACTGCCCAGAAAGGTTTCGGAACCGCCCCTGATTGCTTTTTAAACATCTCCACCTCAACATCGTCGTCGTCGTCGTCTTCATCTTCATCTCCATATTCCATTATATTAATTAGAGTATctaaaaaatttcagcaagaAAGAACTTTTTCATAATGATCAAAGTAGCAACAAAGGAAAGATACATGAATGTAGCAAAAAACAAGTGTTCATCCTAAGGTTGAAGAAATGGGAATAAGAATTGGGAAGTGGAATTTACCGGGGACAATTTCCGATTTTGATTTATGCATGGTGTTGTTTTCATGCAGTTTCGGTGACGAGTTAAACTTTGGTGGAGGAGGGGGTGGGGGCATCCCACCAAATGACGGCTGGACAGATTTCTTGGGAGCTATAACAGTTGAAACGTCTCTTGCACCTACATGTGAAGTTAGTTCACGTGGCATTGGAAATTCTGATCCCTGTAAATTCTTCTGGGAAACATTAACCAAATCTCTTGAAGTTAGCAGAATATATGTCTCATAGTTAATGCAACAAACAAAAGATAGAGAATCATACAAGTCTAGATCAAGAGCTCGAACTCACAAACTTTTTTACCAAAAGAGGAGGAGCCTATAGCAAAACATATTTACATGTCGGGGCGGGTATCAAGTACGGCACGTGCTTAGACAGACTTAAAAGACATGATTTTTTCAATCTACAACGAGCAGTGGGAAACAATAGATTGAAATTGGTGTGTGCATATAACGTAGACACACAATTAACAGTCAAGAACCCAAGAGCACAATATCTGGAACCAGCTTCAGATAAAAACAGCAATAGTTATCTCAGGCCACTTTCATGTCAAAAAACCTGTGAAACATATAATATCCGACACAGAGATCCAGTATCGAGCTGTTAGCTTCATAGAGATGTGAGAAAATACCTGGAATAAGAAGTACACAATGTTAGGGTAGAAATGTTTTGAGGCAACTTCTCTTTAACAAAGATAaccacaaaaatatatataaaggaTTGATCACATTCTCAAGATTAATAGCTTGGACAAATTATACATGGAGTGAATAAATAGGTACAAACTATACAGTCGTGAACATTTTATAACTGACACAACAAAGTGCACAAAAGGAATCATTATTCATTCGACAACTATGTCTGAAACCCTAGTTGAGTCCATCTCAATTGTTTTTCTAATCCAAGACAGGGCTCGGAAAGAACTAACCATAAGTGTTCATTCGACATCCCCTTCACTAGAAGTTTGATGGACTCAAGAAAATTACagataatgatgaatgatattGTATAGTCACCTATTGGCATTTTTAAAAATTCCACGGTCCCCTCATTCTCCCAACCTAGACagaagaaaatattaatacCTGAATGGCTTTAACTGGTCCTTTTGCAGCTGCAGGCAACTCATGAAACTTGCGCTTTTTGGGCCATTTATCCTTCAGAGAAGGTGATTCCTCTGTCAGTGGCTTTACGCTCACTGCTCTTGTCATGGGAGAAACAGTAGCAGTGACTGGAGAAGTTGACTGTCTAAGGGCTAAGGCAACTTGTTGCAAAGGCGTGGCTTGTGGATATATCCCTCCGTAACCAATATAGCTCGTCGTTCCACTGATTGATGAGGTATGAGGATAGTATGCAACAGCACGATTTGACTCCCCGATAGATTGAGATATGGAACACTTGGAGACAACATTATTCACACCAGCAAAAGCAGCTGAACTGGAGGAGGTTATATCACTGGGATTTGGAGAATTCACGAGGTTCTGCAGTCCAGCCCCCAATTGAGATGGAGGTGGAACTGCACCATATAAATTACAATGTGAAGGCCTGTAGACCATACATCAAGAGAAGGCACTAGGTTATTCTCTATAAAGTACAGAATAGCTTACAGTTACAAAATCCAACACATCATGCAAAAGAGACGGGATATAGGACGATCTTTTTCCAGCAACTACAGATAAACTTATCTAATcttctgcaaaaaaaaaatgtttgtcaAGTGATTCACAAAGTGATTACGTCTGTTGTTATATGAGAATACCGTactttttcttctttctttcctcCACTCGTCTTAACATGGATAATAAATCCTTACAGAAATAAAAGatctcaaatcataaaaaattccAGACTAGAGTTGGATGGTCAAACTAGAAGCCTTATCTTTAAATGACATAAGGTAAACTTTCTACTcattcaaaatataataaaatatattaaacttgtATCCACACAGAACTCTAAATGGGTCACACAAGCATGTGGAACCAATGAAATCTACAACACTGTTCTTTGTGTTTAGCAGGGGGGCGCCTGCAGTGTGTATCCCCAGTCTAGCCAACACATTGTTGGCCTAAGTATATATAGGTTTTGAGCTTAATGatttatgtatttatgtttTCGGCTCAATAATTTGTAGGTTTTGGAcctaataatttatatatttatgttttagcatcaataatttatatgttattatgtttatatatagGACTGACTAAATCAATTCTTATTATAGGATATACACAAGATTGTTGGCTTAGtttatatattcatatatagtgCTAATTCGACCAAATCTTTTTTATGAATTATATTTAGCTCTGGATCCAATATTTTCAAGAACAATAATTTGGCTTAAATAATGTACCAACTTACAGAATTGTtagaaattcattttaaaagtgacaattcatatacatatatcataAATGTAATGCGGACACATTAcatgaattaaataaaagtctcgggagataaattttataaaactaCAATTATTTGATTGAATTATATTGTAGTACTTCCTAttttttgaattattgttttatGAATTTGGTTGAGATATATTACCCATTATAATATCTTAGATTTATTATGTATCTCAATGCGTTAATTTAAGAAAGattttttccataaaaatttatgatttatatctAGTTCAGTTCATCCAAACGTAAAATCTTGGTCATGCCCCGGTAATTTGCATAATCATCAATTTGTCTTTTGTGTATATCAATGAAAACTAATTACCTAGAGGCGCCACATTCACCACTAATTGTGTCCAAAAGATTTTCTGCCAAAAGCTTTGCATGCTCAAGACTTTTTGGATCATTGCTCGACAACAACAAATGCAATGGTTGCTGGGCATCTGCAAGCAGGGGAAATACAGAAAAATGCTTGTAATTAATGGTGAGCAATAATACCAAAAGCCAACAAAGTACATGACAATAACAACCTTCGGTTGGCTCATTGTTAGAACTTCCAGAACCATGTCCTCTTAGTATGACTGTTGCTCCTGTTTCATTCATAATGTGGTTTACGTACTGGTCCTGCATTGACAAAACCCAACCAGCGGCAACACAAAAAGAATCCCTCCAGATTGTGTGGAGAAGTCAGAGAAGGCTTCAAACATTAGTATTTCTCATCTTtgatatgatgaaataaatTTAAACAATTAAGGACTAAGCAGCATCATGCatatctaaaaaattatttgaaacgGGTGTGcagaacaataaaaaaaattaaacgagTATAGAATTACATTAATGTATTAAAACAACACTAGGTGACCATTAATAAGCACGAGCCTATTATATGCATAAACAGTGTGAAAGGCAAAACACAGAGGGGCACAGAGAGAAACTTGTCAAACAACTTTAATGGAAATAACGTAAAATGACTAATAGATAGCTGCAAGTGATATTTCAGTTCCTCGGCACATTACTCCATCTACATTCTCCATTTTCAATAAAAACCAACACCAAGAGCCAACCCCCAATCAACAAAAGGTAAAaggaaaagaaagaaatgtatgcTAAACAGTAACAAAAGAAATCAAATGAGTGCAAATAAAAAAGGGGAAAGAGGATTAATGTGGGAGGAAAAACTCACATTTGGGCCACGGATGCGAGACGCGACGTTCAATGATGGGTCTGTCTCAAAGCCCAAAAAGACACAGGTAGTTAATGTGCGGTCAACCTGAGAAAAGAAACCATTAGGTTTGTAAGAAAACAACTGCGTATACATCTCTCAGAAGTCACCATTACCTTGACTCCATTGTTAGCTAATCCCTGTTTCAGCATTTCTTCTACCATAGCAGCTCCAAGATCAACTGCTTTGATTTGTTCTGCTGTTGTTTCCAACTGAATCCACGACAAAAGAACATTCCAAGGAACAAAACCAGAAATCCAGTCTCAATGGAATTATTAAAGTTAATTGCAAACTAAGTAAGTAATACGTCAAAGTAAACCAGTTCAGGCACTGGCAAGGATGTTATGGCAAAGAGAATATCAACCAACATACATTACAAGTAAGAGAATATCAGTCGAGAATATTTTCAGTCAAGATGAAAACTCCATGCCATAGGTAACATCTTTACCATTTATCGGTAACATTTAACAAGAATATCAAATATGCACATATCAAGAACCAACTAGACCAAAAGTTGTAGCTGTTAGCCAAAGCgcaactttattttcttatacttGTGGCAGCGCACAGTGCACCTACTTGGGTGCTAATGGGTCAGGCAATTAGGCCCATGAGTTCGGGGAGGTGCGTATCTATCTGCTGGTGCTGTCTCATATCCCTTTGAGATCAGTCTTACCTTTTCCTTACCGTCGGCCATGTCCCCAGCAGAGACAATATTACTCGTTCAGATCTGGTGTTACTCTTTTACGGCCCACTTAGCCAACTAGATCAAGCGGCGCAACGTCAATAGCTTGACGCATgagaacttcccaggaggtcacccatcccagtaCTACTCTCACTCATTTACGTTTAACCCAACATCCCCCCAAGAAGTATAGAAATATGCTTCTTGGGAGAATTAAACCCATGACCTCACTCCGATACCAATTGTTAGGATCAAACGCTTACCACTaggccaaaagctatagctgttaGCCAATACAAAACTTTATTTCCTTATACTTGTGGCATCGCAGAGTACACTTACTTGGGTGCTAATAGGTCGGGCTATTAGGCCCATGAGTCCGGGGAGGTGTGTGTCTATCTGCTAGAGCTGTCTCATATCCCTTAGAGATCAGTATTACCCTTTCCTTACCGTCGGCCATGTCCCCAGCAGAGACAGTATCACCCGTTCAGATCTAGTGTTACTCTTTTACGGCCCACTTAGCCAACTAGATCAAGCGGCTTAACGTCAATAGCTTGACGCATgagaacttcccaggaggtcacccatcccagtaCTACTCGCACTCATGCACGCTTAACCCAACATCCCCCAAGAAGTATAGAAATATGCTTCTTGGGAGAATTGAACCCATGATCTCGCTCCGATACCAATTGTTCGGATCAAGCGCTTACCACTaggccaaaagctatagctgttaGCCAAGACgcaactttattttcttatgCTTGTGGCATCGCAGAGTACACTTACTTGGGTGCTAATAGGTCGGGCTGTTAGGCACATGAGTCCGGTGAAGTGATTGTCTATCTGCTGGTGCTGTCTCATATCCTTAAAGATCAGTCTTACCCTTTTCCTACTATCGTCTCTGTCCTCAGCAGAGACAGTATTACCTGTTAAGATCTGGTCTCACTCTTTTACGGCCCACTtagccaaccagatcaagcgGCGCAACGTCAGGAGCTTGATGCATGAGAACTTCCTAGGAAATCACCCATCCCAGTACTACTCTCACTCATTCACATCTTAACCCAACAGACTGAATTATTCATCCAGGCAACAGTACCAAATACTGACTCAATGTTCTTATTTCTAAAATTAGGCAGAAGATTTAATAAGCAGATTCTTGACTAAGATGGATGCGCCAAAATTATACTGTTACAATTGGATATGCTCCCTCTTATTTGCGAGGAACGGAAGGCACAAGACTAGAATTGAGAATCAAGAAAAAGGAATTCATGAGGCAATCAGTTCGAAGAACTCAAGAACTCGTTGAGTTTTCACATATTTTGTATTCCTGAGAGCCTAGCTCACTCGAAACTAAAGAATAAATCATCCTTACGAACACAGAAAATTCACTCCCTGTTATATTTTAGTTGTACTCTATGGAGTGATTAATTCAATACATGATTGAGATATTGAGTGTTTGAATTTACAGTAAATGATACGAAAGAACCAGttattgttatttttgttgCACTTCACATTTATGTTTGATGATGTCAACGCTTATTTGCTCATTCTGCCAAATTCTTGTTCAAGTCTCGTgcattattatttattgtttaaataatATCTTTTTAcacataaacaacaaagtcttaGCCAGCTACGTGACACGGCCAAGTTTTTAAGTTAACTTTTAAAAATCCATCACAATCTATTCAACCCCTTAAGagtgttatatatattttatcttAACCGGGACAaacattgatatcagattggttTTTTAGGAAACTAAGAGCATTCAATCTAAATATTGAGTAGAGTAAAGAACATGACAATCGGCAGAATTCTTCATGTTTTCGAAAGAAAATTATGACAATTATAGAAATCTTATGGAGGCATAGTTGACTGCAAAAGAAGATGATATGTGGTTTGTGATTGCAGATGGCCCATATAAAGTGAAGCAGGCGCGTCCTAGATTTCATTGAGAAGCCTCATGCAGAGTGTATATCAAAAAGGACAAAAGAAAGTCAATACAGACAATGTGGCCAAAGACATTCTATTCAAGACCTTGGATAAGGCCATGTTCAACAAAATTAAGAAGTGAACTCTTGCAGTGGAAGTCAGGAATAAACTAACCCAGATTTACCAAGGAGCCAATGAGATCCGGGAAAACAAATAATTTTAGCAATGCAAAAAATTAAGACACATTAGCTTTAGAAAATTCATTTTAGTTTACTCAGCCCTCCACTAGACAGTTATTCATCTTATCAGGAACCAAGTCCATTCAAATGAAAATATATCATTCTAGTTTTCATATATAATTATGGTTCAGGAGAGAAACCTAATGAAACCTAGAttcaacaaataaatatagtgGGATGTAGAATGATATAATGCTGCAATTGGAGAAATATAGTTTTTCCCCTCTGCGGTCACTATGTGTCATAAGCATGCATAGAAATTAATATAAGCACTAAACTAAAAAAGTCTATCCCAAGTCCTATACCAATTACCAACTAGCTAAAAAATGTGACCAAATTGATAAATAAGTGTTTCAAAAGAGTGAAATCTTTCTCTGAATGAACCCCCACATCTAGtaaaattgtaatatttttcGATACATATAaccaaaataaaaagaatactAACATGTGCCGCAGCAGATATATGAAGATATAGAGGTCTTTCACCATCAGGGGGTGCA includes:
- the LOC142522182 gene encoding protein RIK isoform X1, encoding MRNQMTADNCPRVSSSESDSSSTKQRKRRKWDQPDETLISDGVLSNIGTLVGITLPTVSPLSGAVVATPFSPSGANPSQVVQVPLQQHAATIVQNLVQSRIQDELISKEIIINDADSAVRYKLTKRQTQEEIQKCTSTVVITRGKYRPPNAPPDGERPLYLHISAAAHLETTAEQIKAVDLGAAMVEEMLKQGLANNGVKVDRTLTTCVFLGFETDPSLNVASRIRGPNDQYVNHIMNETGATVILRGHGSGSSNNEPTEDAQQPLHLLLSSNDPKSLEHAKLLAENLLDTISGECGASRPSHCNLYGAVPPPSQLGAGLQNLVNSPNPSDITSSSSAAFAGVNNVVSKCSISQSIGESNRAVAYYPHTSSISGTTSYIGYGGIYPQATPLQQVALALRQSTSPVTATVSPMTRAVSVKPLTEESPSLKDKWPKKRKFHELPAAAKGPVKAIQKNLQGSEFPMPRELTSHVGARDVSTVIAPKKSVQPSFGGMPPPPPPPKFNSSPKLHENNTMHKSKSEIVPDTLINIMEYGDEDEDDDDDDVEVEMFKKQSGAVPKPFWAV
- the LOC142522182 gene encoding protein RIK isoform X2, producing the protein MRNQMTADNCPRVSSSESDSSSTKQRKRRKWDQPDETLISDGVLSNIGTLVGITLPTVSPLSGAVVATPFSPSGANPSQVVQSRIQDELISKEIIINDADSAVRYKLTKRQTQEEIQKCTSTVVITRGKYRPPNAPPDGERPLYLHISAAAHLETTAEQIKAVDLGAAMVEEMLKQGLANNGVKVDRTLTTCVFLGFETDPSLNVASRIRGPNDQYVNHIMNETGATVILRGHGSGSSNNEPTEDAQQPLHLLLSSNDPKSLEHAKLLAENLLDTISGECGASRPSHCNLYGAVPPPSQLGAGLQNLVNSPNPSDITSSSSAAFAGVNNVVSKCSISQSIGESNRAVAYYPHTSSISGTTSYIGYGGIYPQATPLQQVALALRQSTSPVTATVSPMTRAVSVKPLTEESPSLKDKWPKKRKFHELPAAAKGPVKAIQKNLQGSEFPMPRELTSHVGARDVSTVIAPKKSVQPSFGGMPPPPPPPKFNSSPKLHENNTMHKSKSEIVPDTLINIMEYGDEDEDDDDDDVEVEMFKKQSGAVPKPFWAV
- the LOC142522182 gene encoding protein RIK isoform X4; the protein is MLRPLSKILFKIQDELISKEIIINDADSAVRYKLTKRQTQEEIQKCTSTVVITRGKYRPPNAPPDGERPLYLHISAAAHLETTAEQIKAVDLGAAMVEEMLKQGLANNGVKVDRTLTTCVFLGFETDPSLNVASRIRGPNDQYVNHIMNETGATVILRGHGSGSSNNEPTEDAQQPLHLLLSSNDPKSLEHAKLLAENLLDTISGECGASRPSHCNLYGAVPPPSQLGAGLQNLVNSPNPSDITSSSSAAFAGVNNVVSKCSISQSIGESNRAVAYYPHTSSISGTTSYIGYGGIYPQATPLQQVALALRQSTSPVTATVSPMTRAVSVKPLTEESPSLKDKWPKKRKFHELPAAAKGPVKAIQKNLQGSEFPMPRELTSHVGARDVSTVIAPKKSVQPSFGGMPPPPPPPKFNSSPKLHENNTMHKSKSEIVPDTLINIMEYGDEDEDDDDDDVEVEMFKKQSGAVPKPFWAV
- the LOC142522182 gene encoding protein RIK isoform X3, which codes for MRNQMTADNCPRVSSSESDSSSTKQRKRRKWDQPDETLISDGVLSNIGTLVGITLPTVSPLSGAVVATPFSPSGANPSQVVQVPLQQHAATIVQNLVQSRIQDELISKEIIINDADSAVRYKLTKRQTQEEIQKCTSTVVITRGKYRPPNAPPDGERPLYLHISAAAHLETTAEQIKAVDLGAAMVEEMLKQGLANNGVKVDRTLTTCVFLGFETDPSLNVASRIRGPNDQYVNHIMNETGATVILRGHGSGSSNNEPTEDAQQPLHLLLSSNDPKSLEHAKLLAENLLDTISGECGASRPSHCNLYGAVPPPSQLGAGLQNLVNSPNPSDITSSSSAAFAGVNNVVSKCSISQSIGESNRAVAYYPHTSSISGTTSYIGYGGIYPQATPLQQVALALRQSTSPVTATVSPMTRAVSVKPLTEESPSLKDKWPKKRKFHELPAAAKGPVKAIQVFSHISMKLTARYWISVSDIICFTGFLT